ACACAGGCGTGGACCTGGTCGCGCGACGCGCAGGGGGCGTGGCAGACCATGACGTTCACCGTCCTCGCCTTCCTCCAGGTGGGGCACCTGCTCGCGATCCGGTCGGAGCGCGAGGCGTTCCATGTGGGGTTCTGGCGCAACCCCGCGCTGCTCGGCGCGGTGGCGTTGACCGTCGCGCTGCAGCTCGCGGCGCTCTACCTGCCGGTGCTCAACCGCCTGCTCCGGACGCAGCCGCTGACGATGCGTGAGCTGGGCTTCTGCGCACTGGTATCGACGGCGGGGTTCGTCGCGGTGGAACTGGAGAAGGCGGCGATCCGTCGCGGCTGGCTCTGGCGCGAACGCGGCGTCGATGCGCCCGGCGCCGCGGCACCCGAGGTCGGGTAGCGCCTTCAGGGAATCCTGTGCCCGCAGGCCGGGGCTTCGCTCTCGCGCACGCGTGCGCGATGCGGCAGGGTGCAGGAGGTCCTTCATCAGGAGTCGCCATGTACCGCACCATCCTCGTCCCGGTCGACGGGTCGAAACTCGCGGAGCGCGCACTCTCGCTGGCGATCCCGCTCGCCGAGCAGCATCACGCGACGTTGCTGCTGGTGCATGCGCACGCGCCGATGATGCCGCTCACCTTCGGCGGGGGTGCGCCGGTGGGCGACACGGCGCTCGACGAACAGCTCGAGCGCGACAGTCGCACCTACGTCGAACGGCTCGCGCGCCGCACCGCGAAGCTCACCGAGGTCCCCGTGGAAGCCGTGTTCCGCACGGGCAAGGCGGTGCCGACGCTCTGCGCGGTCGCGGCCGAGCGTGGGGCGGGGCTGATCGTGATGAGTACGCACGGTCGCGGCGGCTTCCAGCGACTCTGGCTGGGGAGCGTGGCGGACGCGCTCGTGCGCCACGCCACCGTGCCGGTGCTCCTCGTGCGCGGCGCGCGACCGACGGCGAAGCGGATGGCGGGCTCGCCTCCGTTCGTGCGCTTCCTCGTGCCGGTGGACGGCTCGGCCCGCGCCGAGGCGGCGATCGACGCGGCGAAGACGCTGGCGGGAACGGCGCCCACCCGGCTCGTGCTGGTGCACGTCATCCATCCGATGTCGGCGGTGGCCGGCATGAACCTGAAGCGCGATCCGGTGGCGGAGCTCACGGCCGCATACCTCGAACCGCTCGCGCGGCGAGTGGCGACAGCCTCGCTCGACATCCGGATGGATGCGCGGGTCGATGCGAACGTGGCGCGCGTGCTGCTCGAGGCAGTGGAACAGCACGACGCCGATCTCATCGTGATGTCGGGGCAGGGACTGAGCGGCGTGCAGCGCCTGCTGGTGGGGAGCGTGGCCGACAAGCTCATCCGGACGGCCACGGTGCCGGTGCTGGTGGTGCCACGCGCGGAGGGAGACGCTACGATTCAGGCATGACGATCCCGTTCCGATCCGTGCGCCTCGCCGCGCTGACGACCCTGTTCACCTGGTCCGCGGCGGGATGCGCGGGCGCGACCGCGGCGGGTGGCGCGCCGGCGACCGTCGCGCCGGACGCCGGCCCACCACCGGTCGATGGCGCGCTCGCCGCCCCGCAGGGCGAAGTCGAGCAGACGACCTTCGCCGCCGACCTCAACGTCGTGCTCCTCGCGATGACGCGACTGCCGACCGGCATCTACTACCGCGACATCGAGGAGGGGACCGGCGTCCCCGCCACGGCGGGCCGAGAGGTGCTCGTCTCGTACGTCGCCATGCTCCCGGACGGCACGGAGATCGATCGCACCGCGCCGGGCGCGCGCCCGCTCGCCTTCAAGGTCGGCGAGGGGATCGTCATCCGCGGGTGGGATCTCGGCGTGCGGGGTATGCGAGTGGGCGGGACCCGCCAGCTCGTGGTGCCCTCGCGGTTCGCCTACGGTCCGCGCGGCACCGCGAAGGTCCCGCCGAACTCGGTGATGGTCTTCGTCATGCGCCTCGACGGCGTGCGGTAACCCTCCTCTCCTCACCACGGATCCCATGCGCGCATTCGCTCGCGGTTCGTACCTCCTCGCCTCGCTGTTCGCCCTCGTCCTCGCGGCCGGCCGCGCCGCGCCGCTCGCCGCGCAGGCGCCGACGGTCGCCGCCACCCCGCGTGACACCATCACCGAGGTGCGGCTCAAGGACGGCTCGGTGCTCTACGGCCGGGTGACCGAGGAATCGGCGGACCGCGTGGTGCTCGTCACCTCCGCGGGGGTGCGGCTCGAACTGCAGCGCGCGCAGATCGAATCGATGCGCCTCACGACGGGGCGTGCGGTGGACGGCGCCTTCTGGGTGGAGGATCCGAACGGCACGCGGCTCTTCTTCACCTCCACCGCGAGGCCGCTCCGGAAGGGGGACGGCTACATCTCGAGCTTCCAGCTCTTCCTGCCACTCGTCGCGTACGGCGTGACCGACCGCTTCACCATCGCCGGCGGCACGCCGATCATCCCCGAGGCCTTCGGCCGCGTCTGGTACTTCGCGCCCAAGTACACGGTCGCGCAGCGCGAGCGCTCGGCCTACGCCGTGGGCGCCCTCGGCTTCGTGCTCCCTGAGGATGTCATCGACGACGGTTCCGTCGGCATCCTCTACGGGGCGGGCACCTGGGGGACCAGGGATCGCGCGCTCACGGCGGGCGCGGGTTGGGGCTATCACTGGGCGAGCGGCACGTCCGACGTCGCGAGCCATCCGATCGTGATGCTGGGCGGCGAGACGCGCGTGAGCCGTCGCGTGAAGCTCATCACCGAGAACTGGATCTTCACCGGCGGCGACAACGAAGGCTTCCTCTCCGGCGGCGTGCGCTTCATCGGTGACCGGAT
This window of the Gemmatimonadota bacterium genome carries:
- a CDS encoding FKBP-type peptidyl-prolyl cis-trans isomerase, coding for MTIPFRSVRLAALTTLFTWSAAGCAGATAAGGAPATVAPDAGPPPVDGALAAPQGEVEQTTFAADLNVVLLAMTRLPTGIYYRDIEEGTGVPATAGREVLVSYVAMLPDGTEIDRTAPGARPLAFKVGEGIVIRGWDLGVRGMRVGGTRQLVVPSRFAYGPRGTAKVPPNSVMVFVMRLDGVR
- a CDS encoding universal stress protein; amino-acid sequence: MYRTILVPVDGSKLAERALSLAIPLAEQHHATLLLVHAHAPMMPLTFGGGAPVGDTALDEQLERDSRTYVERLARRTAKLTEVPVEAVFRTGKAVPTLCAVAAERGAGLIVMSTHGRGGFQRLWLGSVADALVRHATVPVLLVRGARPTAKRMAGSPPFVRFLVPVDGSARAEAAIDAAKTLAGTAPTRLVLVHVIHPMSAVAGMNLKRDPVAELTAAYLEPLARRVATASLDIRMDARVDANVARVLLEAVEQHDADLIVMSGQGLSGVQRLLVGSVADKLIRTATVPVLVVPRAEGDATIQA